A stretch of Paludisphaera rhizosphaerae DNA encodes these proteins:
- a CDS encoding AI-2E family transporter: MEGHPLSRAEYVQRVLIATVVVAGVAAAAMVFVQAASVFLLAFAAVLLAILLRTAADALGRRTGLGPKWAFAILLVVLALAVAGAVYFVGSTAADQLSKLSEELPKSIDRVREFLRQSTWGREILRWLPAAQDAMTGEPSGAASQVARFFATSFGAAGDAVVLIFVTLYLAGSPRTYVDGLMQLVPPAGRPRAREVLTAVGERLKGWMLGQMVAMATVGVISGIGLKLIGVPQFLVLGLVAGLLTAIPYIGPIVGAVVGVLAALTQGTSTALWAILVFTVAESLEGYVVTPLIQQKLAELPPVLTLLAIALAGVLFGVVGLIVAAPLAVAIKTLVEELYIKDALGDREGETT; encoded by the coding sequence ATGGAAGGGCATCCTCTCTCCCGCGCCGAGTACGTGCAGCGGGTTTTGATCGCGACTGTGGTCGTCGCCGGGGTTGCGGCGGCCGCGATGGTCTTCGTGCAGGCGGCGTCGGTCTTCCTGCTGGCCTTCGCCGCGGTCCTGCTCGCGATCCTGCTTCGGACGGCCGCCGATGCGCTGGGGCGTCGCACCGGGCTGGGGCCGAAATGGGCGTTCGCCATCCTGCTGGTCGTCCTGGCGTTGGCAGTCGCCGGGGCTGTCTACTTCGTCGGTTCCACGGCCGCCGACCAGCTTTCGAAGCTGAGCGAGGAACTGCCGAAGTCGATCGACCGCGTCCGTGAGTTTCTTCGTCAGTCGACCTGGGGACGCGAGATCCTCCGGTGGCTGCCCGCCGCCCAGGACGCAATGACCGGCGAGCCGAGCGGGGCGGCCTCGCAGGTCGCGCGGTTCTTCGCCACCTCGTTCGGCGCGGCCGGCGACGCGGTGGTTCTGATCTTCGTGACGCTCTATCTGGCCGGCTCGCCGCGGACGTACGTCGACGGCCTGATGCAACTCGTCCCGCCCGCCGGACGCCCCCGCGCCCGCGAAGTCCTGACCGCCGTCGGCGAGCGGCTGAAAGGCTGGATGCTCGGCCAGATGGTGGCGATGGCGACGGTCGGGGTCATCTCAGGGATCGGCCTGAAGTTGATCGGCGTGCCGCAGTTCCTGGTCCTGGGTCTTGTGGCCGGTCTGCTGACGGCCATCCCTTACATCGGGCCGATCGTCGGAGCGGTCGTCGGCGTGCTGGCCGCATTGACGCAGGGGACGTCAACCGCCCTCTGGGCGATCCTGGTCTTCACCGTGGCCGAATCGCTGGAAGGCTACGTGGTCACGCCGCTGATCCAGCAAAAGCTCGCCGAACTCCCGCCCGTCCTGACCCTCCTCGCGATCGCCCTGGCCGGCGTCCTCTTCGGCGTCGTCGGCCTGATCGTCGCCGCGCCGCTGGCGGTTGCGATCAAGACGCTCGTCGAGGAGCTGTACATCAAGGACGCCCTCGGCGACCGAGAAGGCGAGACGACCTGA
- a CDS encoding type II toxin-antitoxin system RatA family toxin, protein MFRDSIEITAEPELLFALTQDYTRRLSWDPFLREARLVGDAESPAVGVRAWCVARNGLGMETRYVSFNPPSTCAVEMTRGPWFFQSFAGSWRFASLGPGKTRVDFSYSLIGRPRLLSGLLRAVFGVESRRRLRALKRAAERIGAA, encoded by the coding sequence ATGTTCCGCGATTCCATTGAAATCACCGCCGAACCCGAGCTTCTCTTCGCGCTGACGCAGGATTACACGCGGCGGCTCTCGTGGGATCCGTTCCTCAGGGAAGCGCGATTGGTGGGCGACGCGGAGAGCCCCGCCGTCGGCGTGCGAGCCTGGTGCGTGGCGCGGAACGGGCTGGGGATGGAGACGCGCTACGTCTCGTTCAATCCGCCGTCGACCTGCGCGGTGGAGATGACCCGAGGCCCCTGGTTCTTCCAGTCGTTCGCCGGGTCGTGGCGATTCGCGAGCCTCGGTCCGGGAAAGACCCGCGTCGACTTTTCCTACAGCCTGATCGGCCGGCCTCGGCTGCTGTCCGGCCTGCTTCGGGCGGTCTTTGGGGTGGAGTCGCGCCGTCGGCTGCGGGCCCTCAAACGGGCGGCTGAGCGAATCGGGGCTGCTTGA
- a CDS encoding SGNH/GDSL hydrolase family protein, whose protein sequence is MPSAWLIHHVASGQAFFTGAACLIAAAWLSTRAKRTPLRATRNALVGSGTILVVASATPLPVWTYVILFVWTASWAVGEWHVGKLSARTVGALRLGVAAVWLAAVMLEATYHVIPALPRLDRPMLGVVGDSLTAGTGDAHVVGWPTILGREHGIDVRTHARAGAGVAEAIGLAREITPAENLVLLEIGGNDMLGGTPVARFEEGLDRLLAEVVRPGRVVVMMELPLPPTFNAFGRSQRRLARRYGVHLIPKRVLLGVLLRQGTTSDSVHLTEAGANAMADAVWRMLGPAFTSD, encoded by the coding sequence ATGCCGTCGGCCTGGCTCATTCATCACGTCGCCAGCGGCCAGGCGTTCTTCACAGGCGCGGCGTGCCTGATCGCCGCGGCGTGGCTTTCGACGCGCGCGAAGAGAACGCCGCTGCGAGCGACGAGAAACGCGCTGGTAGGATCCGGAACGATCCTGGTTGTCGCGTCAGCGACGCCTCTGCCGGTCTGGACATACGTCATCCTCTTCGTTTGGACGGCGTCCTGGGCGGTCGGTGAGTGGCACGTCGGCAAGCTCTCGGCGCGAACCGTGGGGGCGCTGAGGCTCGGGGTCGCTGCGGTTTGGCTCGCGGCGGTGATGCTGGAAGCGACGTATCACGTTATCCCCGCCCTGCCCCGGCTCGATCGGCCGATGCTCGGCGTTGTGGGGGATTCGCTCACGGCTGGTACGGGCGACGCCCACGTCGTCGGCTGGCCCACAATCCTGGGCCGCGAGCACGGCATCGACGTGCGTACCCACGCCAGAGCGGGCGCGGGGGTCGCCGAGGCGATCGGATTGGCGAGGGAGATTACCCCGGCGGAAAACCTCGTCCTGCTTGAGATCGGTGGCAACGACATGCTCGGCGGAACGCCTGTCGCGCGTTTCGAAGAGGGCCTCGATAGACTGCTTGCAGAAGTCGTCCGCCCGGGGAGAGTGGTCGTCATGATGGAACTCCCCCTGCCGCCGACGTTCAACGCCTTCGGCCGATCGCAGCGCCGGCTGGCTCGGCGTTACGGGGTCCATCTGATCCCAAAGCGGGTCCTGCTTGGCGTCCTGCTTCGCCAGGGGACGACGTCCGACTCGGTCCACCTGACCGAAGCCGGCGCGAATGCCATGGCGGACGCCGTCTGGCGAATGCTAGGTCCGGCGTTCACGAGCGACTGA